One region of Streptomyces rishiriensis genomic DNA includes:
- a CDS encoding MMPL family transporter, with protein MATFLYKLGRFAFRRRHFVALIWVALLTLAGVGAASAPAAGTTSFSIPGVEAQKAFDLLEQRFPGASADGGTGRLVFKAPEGQKMTDAANRATVEKTVKALSDGSEVVSVTDPFTTNAVSKDGTVAYTSVKYDAPGMELKDSTRDALEAAGDEARATGLTVDVGGDALQAGAEPGAIGEVIGLAIAAVVLVITLGSLVAAGLPLLTAIIGVGIGVSTITALAKALDLGDTTSTLALMIGLAVGIDYALFIVSRYRSELAEGRDREEAVGRATGTAGSAVVFAGLTVVIALAGLAVVNVPMLTKMGLAAAGTVVVAVLIALTMIPALLGYAGKKVKATGEKRRPAGDKGARAQQGTSAKPGPGVRWASFVIRRPAAVLLLGVVGLGAVAVPATQLELGLPDDGSQPTSTTQRRAYDLLSEGFGPGFNGPLMIVVDAKNSDDPKAAATTVTDGIKDLEDVATVTPAMFNKAGDTATITVIPDSKPSSVQTEDLVHAIRDQGVDVRADTGAQVLVTGTTAMNIDFSQKLNDALIPYLGLVVGLAFLLLIVVFRSILVPLKAALGFLLSVLAALGAVVAVFQWGWLGGLIGVEETGPIMSMMPIFMVGVVFGLAMDYEVFLVTRMREAYVHGESPSQAIVTGFRHSAKVVAAAAIIMMAVFGGFISSSESMIKMIGFGLAIAVFFDAFIVRMAIVPAVLALLGKKAWWLPKWLDRALPNVDVEGEGLKTPADAASSGGGDEDRELARA; from the coding sequence GTGGCCACGTTCCTTTACAAACTCGGCCGGTTCGCCTTTCGGCGACGCCACTTCGTCGCCCTCATATGGGTGGCCCTGCTGACCCTCGCCGGCGTCGGCGCCGCCTCCGCGCCCGCCGCCGGCACGACCTCCTTCTCCATCCCCGGCGTCGAGGCCCAGAAGGCCTTCGACCTGCTGGAACAGCGCTTCCCCGGAGCCAGCGCCGACGGCGGTACCGGGCGCCTCGTCTTCAAGGCGCCCGAGGGCCAGAAGATGACGGACGCCGCCAACAGGGCGACCGTCGAGAAGACCGTCAAGGCGCTGAGCGACGGCTCCGAGGTCGTCTCCGTCACCGACCCGTTCACGACGAACGCCGTGAGCAAGGACGGCACGGTCGCCTACACGTCGGTGAAGTACGACGCTCCCGGCATGGAGCTGAAGGACTCCACCAGGGACGCCCTCGAGGCGGCCGGGGACGAGGCCCGGGCCACCGGACTGACCGTCGACGTCGGAGGCGACGCCCTCCAGGCCGGCGCCGAGCCCGGTGCGATCGGCGAGGTCATCGGTCTCGCGATCGCCGCCGTCGTCCTCGTCATCACCCTGGGCTCACTGGTCGCGGCCGGACTGCCGCTGCTGACGGCGATCATCGGTGTCGGCATCGGCGTCTCCACCATCACCGCCCTCGCCAAGGCGCTCGACCTCGGCGACACCACCTCCACCCTCGCGCTGATGATCGGCCTCGCGGTCGGCATCGACTACGCGCTGTTCATCGTCTCCCGCTACCGCAGCGAGCTGGCCGAGGGACGCGACCGCGAGGAGGCGGTCGGCCGCGCCACCGGCACCGCCGGCTCGGCGGTGGTCTTCGCCGGCCTCACGGTCGTGATCGCCCTCGCGGGCCTCGCGGTCGTCAACGTGCCGATGCTGACCAAGATGGGCCTCGCGGCGGCGGGCACGGTCGTGGTGGCCGTCCTCATCGCGCTGACCATGATTCCGGCACTGCTGGGATACGCGGGCAAGAAGGTCAAGGCCACCGGCGAGAAGCGCAGGCCGGCCGGCGACAAGGGCGCCCGGGCCCAGCAGGGCACGTCGGCCAAGCCCGGACCGGGCGTGCGCTGGGCGAGCTTCGTGATCCGTCGCCCGGCCGCCGTGCTGCTGCTCGGCGTGGTCGGACTCGGCGCCGTCGCCGTCCCCGCCACCCAGCTGGAGCTGGGCCTGCCCGACGACGGCTCACAGCCGACGTCCACGACGCAGCGCCGGGCGTACGACCTGCTGTCGGAGGGCTTCGGCCCGGGGTTCAACGGCCCCCTGATGATCGTGGTCGACGCCAAGAACAGCGACGACCCCAAGGCGGCGGCCACCACGGTCACCGACGGGATCAAGGACCTCGAGGACGTCGCGACCGTCACCCCGGCGATGTTCAACAAGGCCGGCGACACCGCCACGATCACCGTGATCCCGGACTCCAAGCCGTCCTCGGTCCAGACCGAGGACCTGGTGCACGCCATCCGTGACCAGGGCGTGGACGTCAGGGCCGACACCGGCGCGCAGGTGCTGGTCACCGGCACCACCGCGATGAACATCGACTTCTCGCAGAAGCTCAACGACGCGCTGATCCCGTACCTGGGCCTCGTCGTAGGCCTGGCCTTCCTGCTGCTGATCGTGGTCTTCCGCTCCATCCTGGTCCCGCTGAAGGCGGCCCTCGGCTTCCTGCTCAGCGTGCTCGCCGCGCTCGGCGCCGTGGTCGCGGTCTTCCAGTGGGGCTGGCTCGGCGGCCTGATCGGCGTCGAGGAGACCGGCCCGATCATGTCGATGATGCCGATCTTCATGGTCGGCGTGGTCTTCGGCCTCGCGATGGACTACGAGGTGTTCCTCGTGACCCGCATGCGGGAGGCGTACGTCCACGGCGAGAGTCCGAGCCAGGCCATCGTCACCGGCTTCCGGCACAGCGCCAAGGTGGTGGCAGCCGCCGCGATCATCATGATGGCCGTCTTCGGCGGCTTCATCAGCTCCAGCGAGTCGATGATCAAGATGATCGGCTTCGGCCTCGCGATCGCCGTCTTCTTCGACGCGTTCATCGTGCGCATGGCCATCGTGCCGGCGGTGCTGGCCCTGCTCGGCAAGAAGGCCTGGTGGCTGCCGAAGTGGCTGGACCGCGCCCTGCCCAACGTGGACGTCGAGGGCGAGGGCCTGAAGACCCCGGCCGACGCCGCCTCGTCCGGGGGCGGCGACGAGGACCGGGAACTGGCCCGCGCCTGA
- a CDS encoding TetR/AcrR family transcriptional regulator — protein sequence MTEIATARRSRITPEREAELYRAVLDLLREVGYDALTMDAVATRTRSSKATLYRQWGGKAELVAKAVRHDKPGAAAGGVDTGSLRGDLHALTMRSDDCEMEQNSALMRGLAMAIHGNPDLLRAFKEHLVEPEMAEFRNVLQRAIDRGEIRADNPAIDFVPHMMIGAFAARTMLDEQPPTQAFLLSYIDAVVLPALGVSTTTA from the coding sequence ATGACTGAGATCGCAACGGCGCGTCGCAGTCGCATCACGCCCGAGCGCGAGGCCGAGCTGTACCGGGCCGTGCTCGATCTGCTCCGCGAGGTCGGTTACGACGCCCTGACCATGGACGCCGTGGCCACCCGTACCCGGTCCAGCAAGGCCACGCTCTACCGCCAGTGGGGCGGCAAGGCCGAGCTGGTGGCGAAGGCGGTGCGGCACGACAAGCCGGGCGCCGCCGCCGGCGGTGTCGACACCGGATCGCTCAGGGGTGACCTGCACGCCCTCACGATGCGGTCGGACGACTGCGAGATGGAGCAGAACTCCGCGCTGATGCGAGGCCTGGCCATGGCGATCCATGGCAACCCGGACCTCCTGAGGGCGTTCAAGGAACATCTCGTCGAGCCGGAGATGGCGGAGTTCCGCAATGTGCTCCAGCGGGCGATCGACCGGGGCGAGATCCGTGCGGACAACCCGGCGATCGACTTCGTGCCGCACATGATGATCGGCGCGTTCGCCGCCCGCACCATGCTCGACGAGCAGCCGCCGACGCAGGCCTTCCTGCTCTCGTACATCGACGCCGTGGTCCTCCCTGCCCTCGGCGTCTCCACCACCACTGCCTGA
- a CDS encoding S41 family peptidase: MSYLRLPHLSGDLLCFVAEDDLWLAPLAEPGRAWRLTVDRTKAGHPRFSPDGSLIAYTSWRSLVPEIHLVPVEGGPGRRLTYWGSADTQVCGWTPPDPDGNADILAVASHGEPFSYFTWAYKVPTDGAPGRKLPWGPVSDLQTADIDGERRTLLLTGTPPHEPAAWKRYRGGATGRLWLHGQRLLANLDGHLHSPLFVGGRIAFLSDHEGVGNLYSCAHDGSDLRRHTDHDAFYARHASSDGTRVVYQCAGDLWIVDDLDAGSEPRRIDVRLSGPRAGRRPYQIPAAQHVDGISVDETGRASAVVVRGSLYWLTHRDGPARTIADTPGVRVRLPEMLGSGGRIAYVTDAEGEDAVEIARLPRATGERAPRRLASGRLGRVLEMVSDPEGERLAVAAHDGRLLLITVSDDLTGSDDAGKEDSCDSEQDGSDQDGSDQDGSAQDGSVTELISSVNGPVRDLAFSPDGSWLTWSHPGIGRSLRQIKMARMKDRLIVDVTNGRFEDENPVFTRDGRYLAFLSWRGFDPVYDVHTGDLSFPLGCRPYLVPLSSATPSPFALTPEGRPAAGGLDPVEDDERGDGAVTVEVEGLENRVTPFPVPASKYSALYPVAGGGLVWLRWPISGALGETFANPDDTSGRPTLEHFNISKAKKSELVDHLDWFALSGDGSRLVVVDEGDLRAVPSAESGDLDSTVWIDLRRIPHEVDPGAEWRQSYEEAGRLIRAYFWDPGMCGIDWDAVLDQYRPLVERVASPDEFADLLREVLGELGTSHAYVTAARRNEGPPHYQRLQGLLGANFVRRDAGWTVRRILPGDSSDSKARSPLAGTGIREGAVLTHVDGRRVDPVTGPYPLLAGAGGTTVELTFAPAQGEPGRPRRVAVVPLVDERPLRYQDWVAKRRAVVHELSGGMCGYLHIPDMGGSGWAQFNRDLRMEVSRPALLVDVRGNAGGHISELVVEKLTRTILGWDLTRDAQPVSYASNAPRGPVVALADEATSSDGDMITAAFKLLKLGPVVGQRTWGGVVGMTGRHRLGDGTVITVPMNAAWFDAYGWSVENKGVTPDLEVLRTPLDWAEGRHAQLDDAVRLALDLLATRPPATPPTYDDVPDRSRPELPPRRQL; this comes from the coding sequence GTGAGCTATCTGCGTCTGCCCCACCTCAGTGGTGACCTGCTGTGCTTCGTGGCCGAGGACGACCTCTGGCTGGCCCCCCTGGCCGAACCCGGCCGCGCCTGGCGGCTCACCGTCGACCGCACCAAGGCCGGACACCCCCGGTTCTCACCCGACGGAAGCCTGATCGCGTACACGAGCTGGCGCAGCCTCGTCCCGGAGATCCATCTGGTCCCGGTGGAGGGCGGACCGGGACGGCGACTGACGTACTGGGGCAGCGCCGACACCCAGGTCTGCGGCTGGACACCCCCCGACCCGGACGGCAACGCCGACATCCTCGCCGTCGCCTCCCACGGCGAGCCCTTCTCCTACTTCACCTGGGCCTACAAGGTCCCCACCGACGGCGCCCCCGGCCGCAAACTTCCCTGGGGCCCGGTCTCCGACCTCCAGACCGCCGACATCGACGGCGAACGCAGGACCCTCCTGCTCACCGGCACCCCGCCGCACGAACCCGCCGCCTGGAAACGCTACCGGGGCGGCGCGACCGGCCGCCTGTGGCTGCACGGACAGCGGCTCCTGGCCAACCTCGACGGCCATCTGCACTCCCCTCTCTTCGTCGGCGGACGGATCGCCTTCCTCTCCGACCACGAAGGCGTCGGCAACCTCTACTCCTGCGCCCACGACGGCTCCGACCTGCGCCGGCACACCGACCACGACGCCTTCTACGCCCGGCACGCCTCCAGCGACGGCACCCGGGTGGTGTACCAGTGCGCCGGGGACCTGTGGATCGTCGACGACCTCGACGCCGGCTCGGAGCCGCGCCGGATCGACGTACGGCTCAGCGGACCGCGCGCGGGCCGGCGGCCCTACCAGATCCCGGCCGCCCAGCACGTGGACGGCATCTCCGTCGACGAGACGGGACGGGCGAGCGCCGTCGTCGTACGCGGCAGCCTGTACTGGCTGACGCACCGCGACGGCCCCGCCCGGACGATCGCCGACACCCCCGGCGTACGGGTGCGGCTGCCCGAGATGCTCGGCTCGGGCGGCCGGATCGCCTACGTGACCGACGCGGAGGGCGAGGACGCCGTCGAGATCGCCCGGCTGCCCCGGGCCACCGGCGAGCGCGCGCCCCGACGGCTGGCTTCCGGGCGGCTCGGACGGGTGCTGGAGATGGTGTCCGATCCCGAGGGCGAGCGGCTCGCCGTCGCCGCGCACGACGGACGGCTGCTCCTCATCACCGTGTCCGACGACCTCACCGGATCGGACGACGCGGGCAAGGAGGACTCGTGCGACTCGGAGCAGGACGGCTCGGACCAGGACGGCTCGGACCAGGACGGTTCGGCGCAGGACGGCTCGGTCACCGAGCTGATCTCGTCCGTCAACGGACCGGTGCGCGACCTGGCCTTCTCCCCCGACGGGAGCTGGCTGACCTGGTCGCATCCGGGGATCGGCCGGTCGCTGCGGCAGATCAAGATGGCCCGCATGAAGGACCGGCTCATCGTGGACGTCACCAACGGCCGCTTCGAGGACGAGAACCCGGTCTTCACCCGGGACGGCCGCTACCTGGCCTTCCTCTCCTGGCGCGGCTTCGACCCGGTGTACGACGTGCACACCGGGGACCTGTCCTTCCCGCTGGGCTGCCGCCCCTACCTGGTGCCGCTGTCGTCGGCGACCCCCTCGCCCTTCGCCCTGACCCCGGAAGGCCGGCCCGCCGCCGGGGGCCTGGACCCGGTGGAGGACGACGAGCGCGGCGACGGAGCCGTGACCGTCGAGGTCGAGGGGCTGGAGAACCGCGTCACGCCGTTCCCGGTACCGGCGTCCAAGTACTCGGCGCTGTACCCGGTGGCGGGGGGCGGACTGGTGTGGCTGCGCTGGCCGATCTCGGGGGCGCTGGGCGAGACCTTCGCGAACCCGGACGACACCAGCGGGCGGCCGACGCTCGAACACTTCAACATCAGCAAGGCGAAGAAGTCCGAACTCGTCGACCACCTCGACTGGTTCGCGCTCAGCGGGGACGGCTCCCGGCTGGTCGTGGTCGACGAGGGCGACCTGCGGGCGGTGCCGTCGGCCGAGTCCGGCGACCTGGACTCCACGGTCTGGATCGACCTGCGGCGCATCCCGCACGAGGTCGACCCGGGCGCCGAGTGGCGTCAGTCGTACGAGGAGGCCGGGCGGCTGATCCGCGCCTACTTCTGGGACCCGGGGATGTGCGGCATCGACTGGGACGCGGTCCTGGACCAGTACCGGCCGCTGGTCGAACGCGTCGCGTCACCCGACGAGTTCGCGGATCTGCTGCGTGAGGTGCTGGGCGAGCTGGGCACCTCCCACGCGTACGTCACCGCCGCCCGCCGCAACGAGGGGCCGCCGCACTACCAGCGCCTCCAGGGCCTGCTGGGCGCCAACTTCGTACGCCGGGACGCGGGTTGGACCGTCCGGCGGATCCTGCCCGGTGACTCCTCCGACTCCAAGGCGCGTTCACCGCTGGCCGGGACCGGGATCCGGGAGGGGGCGGTCCTCACCCACGTGGACGGACGCCGGGTCGACCCGGTCACCGGCCCGTACCCGCTGCTCGCGGGCGCGGGCGGCACCACGGTGGAACTCACCTTCGCCCCTGCCCAGGGCGAGCCGGGCCGTCCGCGCCGGGTGGCCGTGGTCCCGCTCGTCGACGAACGCCCCCTGCGCTACCAGGACTGGGTGGCCAAACGGCGGGCCGTGGTACACGAGTTGAGCGGTGGCATGTGCGGCTATCTGCACATCCCCGACATGGGCGGCTCGGGCTGGGCCCAGTTCAACCGCGACCTGCGGATGGAGGTGTCCAGGCCGGCGCTGCTGGTGGACGTGCGCGGCAACGCGGGCGGGCACATCAGCGAGCTGGTGGTGGAGAAACTGACGCGCACGATCCTGGGCTGGGACCTCACCCGCGACGCCCAGCCGGTGTCGTACGCCTCGAACGCGCCGAGGGGCCCGGTGGTCGCCCTGGCCGACGAGGCGACGTCCTCGGACGGCGACATGATCACGGCCGCATTCAAGCTGCTGAAGCTGGGCCCGGTGGTCGGCCAGCGCACCTGGGGCGGCGTGGTCGGCATGACCGGCCGCCACCGGCTCGGCGACGGTACGGTCATCACCGTCCCGATGAACGCCGCCTGGTTCGACGCCTACGGCTGGTCCGTGGAGAACAAGGGTGTCACTCCCGACCTCGAGGTGCTGCGCACCCCGCTCGACTGGGCCGAGGGCCGCCACGCCCAACTCGACGACGCCGTACGGCTGGCCCTGGACCTCCTCGCCACCCGCCCTCCGGCCACCCCGCCGACCTACGACGACGTCCCCGACCGCTCCCGGCCCGAACTGCCTCCCCGCCGGCAGCTCTAG
- a CDS encoding SDR family oxidoreductase, whose product MSRVSLEGQVAVVTGAARGVGELLARKLSARGAKVALVGLEPDALKQVSERLHSDSDHWYADVTDHEAMARVAAEVKERFGKVDIVVANAGVANGGPFADSDPEAWRRVIEVNLIGSAVTARAFLPLLRESRGYLLQIASLAAITPAPMMTAYCASKSGVEAYAHSLRAEVGHLGVRVGVGYLSWTDTDMVRGADQDEVMRELRQRLPWPSNKTYPLGPAVDRIVAGIERRSSHVYGQWWLRGMQGVRGYLPALIGTVGQREMKRFAPRLHGMRTGLVGAGGSADEEARATQRS is encoded by the coding sequence ATGAGCAGGGTCAGTCTCGAAGGGCAGGTCGCCGTCGTGACCGGGGCAGCGCGGGGCGTCGGGGAGCTGCTCGCCCGCAAGCTCTCCGCACGCGGTGCGAAGGTGGCGCTGGTCGGTCTGGAGCCGGACGCGCTCAAGCAGGTCTCGGAGCGGTTGCACAGCGACAGTGACCACTGGTACGCCGACGTCACCGACCACGAGGCGATGGCCCGGGTCGCGGCGGAGGTGAAGGAGCGCTTCGGCAAGGTGGACATCGTGGTCGCCAACGCCGGTGTCGCCAACGGTGGTCCGTTCGCCGACTCCGACCCGGAGGCCTGGCGCCGGGTCATCGAGGTCAACCTGATCGGGTCGGCGGTCACGGCCCGCGCCTTCCTGCCGCTGCTGCGCGAGAGCCGCGGCTACCTGCTCCAGATCGCCTCGCTCGCCGCGATCACGCCGGCGCCGATGATGACCGCGTACTGCGCGTCCAAGTCGGGTGTGGAGGCGTACGCGCACAGCCTGCGCGCCGAGGTCGGTCACCTGGGTGTCCGCGTCGGTGTCGGCTACCTGTCCTGGACCGACACCGACATGGTGCGGGGCGCCGATCAGGACGAGGTGATGCGGGAGTTGAGGCAGCGGCTGCCGTGGCCGTCGAACAAGACGTACCCGCTGGGGCCGGCCGTCGACCGGATCGTGGCGGGGATCGAACGGCGGTCGTCGCACGTGTACGGGCAGTGGTGGCTGCGGGGGATGCAGGGGGTGCGTGGCTATCTGCCCGCGCTCATCGGGACGGTGGGCCAGCGCGAGATGAAGCGGTTCGCGCCCCGGCTGCACGGCATGCGGACGGGGCTGGTGGGCGCGGGCGGCTCGGCCGACGAAGAGGCGAGGGCTACGCAGCGTAGTTGA
- a CDS encoding alpha/beta fold hydrolase, which translates to MTSSAEPSSQSAARAELSGPSAERVEPSGPSAEPSSLSVERVERVEPSGPSAVEPSALSATLSGPSVKSSAQRSGTSGASSRELTAVSADGTLLHVEVHGPEGAPAVVLAHGWTCSTAFWAAQIRDLAVDHRVIAYDQRGHGRTGPSPACSTDTLADDLEAVLTATLAPGEKAVIAGHSMGGMTVLAAAARDVFQEHAAAVLLCSTGASGLVAESTVLPLRPGPLRTWLTRHILGSRAPLGPVTPLAKRILKYATMGADSAPHMVDACARIVHACPRTVRYTWSHVLNLLDLDHGVRELRVPTAVIVGSGDRLTPPVHARRIAAALPHCVGLTELPGLGHMTPVEAPDLVTGRIRELVTVYAQLEEGA; encoded by the coding sequence ATGACCTCGTCCGCCGAGCCCTCCAGCCAGTCCGCCGCGCGCGCCGAGCTCTCCGGCCCGTCGGCCGAGCGCGTCGAGCCGTCCGGCCCGTCCGCCGAGCCCTCCAGCCTGTCCGTCGAGCGCGTCGAGCGCGTCGAGCCCTCCGGCCCGTCGGCCGTCGAGCCGTCCGCCCTCTCCGCCACGCTCTCCGGCCCCTCCGTCAAGTCTTCAGCCCAGCGCTCCGGCACATCTGGTGCGTCCTCGCGTGAGCTCACCGCCGTCTCCGCCGACGGCACGCTCCTGCACGTCGAGGTTCATGGCCCCGAGGGCGCGCCCGCCGTCGTCCTCGCCCACGGCTGGACCTGTTCCACCGCGTTCTGGGCGGCCCAGATCCGGGACCTGGCCGTCGACCACCGGGTCATCGCCTACGACCAGCGCGGACACGGACGCACCGGGCCGAGCCCGGCGTGCAGCACGGACACCCTCGCCGACGACCTGGAAGCGGTCCTCACCGCGACGCTCGCACCCGGCGAGAAGGCGGTCATCGCCGGGCACTCCATGGGCGGCATGACGGTGCTGGCGGCAGCCGCCAGAGACGTCTTCCAGGAGCATGCGGCGGCCGTCCTGCTGTGCAGCACCGGCGCCTCGGGACTGGTCGCCGAGTCCACCGTCCTGCCCCTGCGGCCCGGCCCGTTGCGGACCTGGCTGACCCGGCACATCCTCGGGTCGAGGGCGCCCCTGGGACCGGTCACTCCCCTCGCGAAGCGGATCCTCAAGTACGCCACGATGGGCGCGGATTCCGCCCCGCACATGGTGGACGCGTGCGCCCGTATCGTGCACGCCTGTCCGCGCACCGTGCGCTACACCTGGTCGCACGTGCTGAACCTGCTCGATCTCGACCACGGCGTACGGGAGTTGCGGGTGCCCACGGCGGTGATCGTCGGCAGCGGCGACCGGCTCACCCCGCCGGTGCACGCCCGTCGGATCGCCGCCGCGCTCCCGCACTGCGTGGGCCTCACCGAACTGCCCGGCCTCGGCCACATGACGCCGGTCGAGGCGCCCGACCTGGTCACCGGCCGGATCCGGGAACTCGTCACCGTATACGCACAGTTGGAGGAGGGCGCATGA
- a CDS encoding flavin-containing monooxygenase, which yields MTEHVRVAVIGSGFGGLGAAVRLRREGITDFVVLERAGSVGGTWRDNSYPGCACDVPSHLYSFSFAPNPDWPRTFSGQEHIRAYLEHVADVFGLRPHLRFDSEVLRMTWDAQELRWDIETVGGRYSAEVVVSATGPLSDPKIPEIPGLDTFPGKVFHSARWDHDHDLAGQRVAVVGTGASAIQIVPAVQPDVSRLTLFQRTPPWVMPRVDRAISGAERALHRSLPVTARLRRGLLWGIRELQVQAFTKHPNQLGFVEQLAKQNMARAIKDPALRARLTPDYRIGCKRILLSSTYYPALAQPNVDVVASGLSEIRGSTLVAADGSEAEVDAIVFGTGFHVTDMPIAERVVGADGRTLAESWKDGMEALRGASAAGFPNWMTIIGPNTGLGNSSMILMIESQLNYMADYLRQLDVLGGGAALDARPSAVHAWNRRVQDRMKRTVWNTGGCTSWYLDASGRNTTIWPGTTAEFRRATRRVDLAEYEVLRAPAVKKAVEKQDEVTA from the coding sequence ATGACCGAACACGTACGGGTGGCGGTGATCGGGTCCGGTTTCGGTGGACTGGGGGCGGCCGTTCGGCTGCGCCGCGAGGGGATCACCGACTTCGTCGTCCTGGAGCGGGCGGGCAGCGTCGGCGGGACCTGGCGGGACAACAGCTACCCGGGCTGCGCCTGCGACGTGCCCTCCCACCTGTACTCGTTCTCCTTCGCGCCCAACCCGGACTGGCCGCGCACCTTCTCCGGGCAGGAGCACATCCGCGCCTACCTGGAGCACGTCGCGGATGTCTTCGGACTCCGTCCCCACCTCCGGTTCGACTCCGAGGTGCTGCGGATGACGTGGGACGCGCAGGAGTTGCGCTGGGACATCGAGACCGTCGGCGGCCGGTACTCCGCCGAGGTCGTTGTGTCGGCCACCGGGCCGCTGTCCGACCCGAAGATCCCGGAGATCCCCGGCCTGGACACCTTCCCCGGCAAGGTCTTCCACTCGGCCCGCTGGGACCACGACCACGATCTCGCCGGGCAGCGCGTCGCCGTGGTCGGCACCGGCGCCTCCGCCATCCAGATCGTGCCCGCCGTGCAGCCCGACGTCTCCAGGCTGACGCTGTTCCAGCGCACCCCGCCCTGGGTGATGCCCCGCGTCGACCGGGCGATCAGCGGCGCGGAGCGCGCCCTGCACCGGTCCCTGCCCGTCACCGCCCGACTGCGCCGAGGGCTGCTGTGGGGCATCCGGGAACTGCAGGTCCAGGCGTTCACCAAGCACCCGAACCAACTCGGCTTCGTCGAGCAGCTCGCCAAGCAGAACATGGCCCGCGCCATCAAGGACCCGGCCCTGCGCGCCAGGCTCACCCCGGACTACCGCATCGGCTGCAAGCGGATCCTGCTGTCCAGCACCTACTATCCGGCCCTCGCGCAGCCCAACGTGGACGTCGTCGCGAGCGGGCTGAGCGAGATCCGCGGGTCCACGCTGGTCGCCGCCGACGGCAGCGAGGCCGAGGTCGACGCGATCGTCTTCGGCACCGGCTTCCACGTCACCGACATGCCGATCGCCGAGCGGGTGGTGGGCGCCGACGGGCGGACGCTCGCGGAGAGCTGGAAGGACGGCATGGAGGCCCTGCGCGGCGCCTCCGCGGCCGGCTTCCCCAACTGGATGACGATCATCGGTCCCAACACGGGCCTCGGTAACTCCTCCATGATCCTGATGATCGAGTCCCAGCTGAACTACATGGCCGACTATCTGCGCCAGCTCGACGTCCTCGGCGGGGGCGCGGCGCTGGACGCCCGGCCGAGCGCCGTGCACGCCTGGAACCGCCGGGTGCAGGACCGGATGAAGCGGACGGTGTGGAACACCGGCGGCTGCACCAGCTGGTACCTGGACGCCAGCGGTCGCAACACCACCATCTGGCCCGGCACCACGGCCGAGTTCCGGCGGGCCACCCGCCGAGTGGACCTCGCGGAGTACGAGGTCCTGCGCGCACCCGCCGTGAAGAAGGCCGTCGAGAAGCAGGACGAGGTGACGGCATGA
- a CDS encoding MerR family transcriptional regulator, translating into MTDKREYRTEELAAEAGITVRTLRFYRERKLLAPPRREGRIAWYDEHHLARLRTIAALLERGHTLTGIAELADALDHGRGVADLLGVGGPTEEEPVRLTPEELAARFEGQVTTENLAAALDLGYLGTDGDEIVHISRRLLDVSSALVREGIPLAEVLAAGVRVREHADALATLFTDLILRHATEDDLPRLRPLARSVVEAELSLALDRRLHNPR; encoded by the coding sequence GTGACGGACAAGCGGGAGTACCGAACGGAGGAGCTGGCCGCGGAGGCCGGCATCACGGTGCGCACCCTGCGCTTCTACCGCGAGCGCAAACTCCTCGCGCCACCCCGCCGCGAGGGCCGTATCGCCTGGTACGACGAGCACCACCTGGCCCGCCTGCGCACGATCGCGGCGCTGCTGGAACGCGGCCACACCCTCACCGGCATCGCCGAGCTGGCGGACGCCCTCGACCACGGCCGCGGCGTGGCCGACCTCCTCGGCGTCGGCGGCCCCACCGAGGAGGAACCGGTCCGTCTGACCCCCGAGGAACTGGCCGCGCGCTTCGAGGGCCAGGTCACCACCGAGAACCTCGCCGCGGCCCTGGACCTCGGCTACCTGGGCACCGACGGCGACGAGATCGTCCACATCAGCCGCCGCCTGCTGGACGTCTCCTCCGCCCTGGTCCGCGAGGGCATCCCGCTCGCCGAGGTGCTGGCGGCCGGCGTCCGGGTCCGCGAACACGCCGACGCCCTCGCCACCCTCTTCACCGACCTGATCCTGCGCCACGCGACCGAGGACGACCTGCCCCGCCTGCGCCCACTGGCCCGCAGCGTGGTCGAGGCGGAACTGTCCCTCGCCCTGGACCGACGGCTGCACAACCCGCGCTAG